A region of the Gammaproteobacteria bacterium genome:
CCAGTCTGGCTTCGGCAGCCTCCAAATTGGCCTTAGCCGCATCACGTGCGGCCCTCGCCTTATCGAGTGCCGATTGCGCCACTAGGCGACGCTTGAAAATATCCTGCACTCGTAAATATTCCTTCTCAGCCTCTTCGTAAGCAGCGCGGGCCGCTTCGACCCCCGCCTCAGCCCGCTTCACTTCCGCCCGCTGCTCGGTGTCTCGAAGCCGAATGATCAATTGTCCAGCCGGCACCAGATCGCCAGCATCGACCAGCGTCTCGACCACTTGTCCGGAAGTTTGAGCAGACATGGTCGATTGATTGACCGCTTCGACAACGCCATCAAGCGAAAGGTAGTGCGGAAATACTTGCCGCTTGACCGGCGCTAGCTCCGCGGTCCAAGCCGGCATTGCCAAGAATAAGAACAAAATTACCAAGCGCATCTGTTCCACCACCTGTCATGTGACGATGCGCTTATATTAGCATTTTCTAATGTTTGTGCAAGCCTAAGTGGTAAAGTATGTTTTCAAGCCATCAAGGATCATCTGTACGGAGATCATGACCAACACCATACCCATAAGCCGTTCCAAGGCGGCCAGTCCCCGTTCCCGTAGGATTTTGTAGAACACCTCTGAAAACCCGAGAATCAATGCCGTCGCACTCCAGGCAAGAAATAGCGCCAGCGTCCAAGTCCCCATCTGGTCAGGGGCCGAATGCGCAAGCAGCAACAATGTCGCGAGCGCCGAGGGGCCAGCCACCATGGGCACTGCCAAGGGGACGATAAATGGCTCCCCTTCCGGAGTTTCCCCCATCACACCACCTCGCCCTGGGAAGATCATGCGCACAGCAATAATGAACAGCACAATCCCTCCAGAAATTGATACTGTTTCCTGTTTAACACGTAAGAAACTCAGCAGTGCTTCACCACTGAATAAGAAAATAAACAAGATCACCAAGGCAATCACCAACTCTCGGATCAGCACCGCGCGCCGCCGGGTTGGTTTGACTGTCTTTAGCACTGACAGAAACACCGGCAGATTACCGAGGGGATCCATAATCAAAAACAGCGTAAACGCCACAGAAACAAGATCCATTGATTTATTCCTTCATGGTCGCTGAAAATTTCTCTCTTGTTACCAGTCTAGCGCGCAATACGACACAGCCAAATTATCTTTCCAGGCGTTCCTTGAGCCAATCTTTCAGCTCATACCACCAATAGGTCAATTGCGCCGCCGCTCGGCCCAAAACTGGTCCGCCTGCCCAGACCAGAGGCCATGCGGCAAACGCTTGATAGCGACGGTCATTTTGGGTGATC
Encoded here:
- a CDS encoding YhgN family NAAT transporter, producing MDLVSVAFTLFLIMDPLGNLPVFLSVLKTVKPTRRRAVLIRELVIALVILFIFLFSGEALLSFLRVKQETVSISGGIVLFIIAVRMIFPGRGGVMGETPEGEPFIVPLAVPMVAGPSALATLLLLAHSAPDQMGTWTLALFLAWSATALILGFSEVFYKILRERGLAALERLMGMVLVMISVQMILDGLKTYFTT